In one window of Tellurirhabdus rosea DNA:
- a CDS encoding SusC/RagA family TonB-linked outer membrane protein — translation MSTNEYSGVSKPGLGRFVCGSALLVALMMPGLSLARPEKSVLIATAEQTVSGRVTDEKGEALPGVSVSLKGTTRGTSTDNTGRFQLVVPGPEAVLVFSYIGYANQEITVGNRQSFDVKLVSDEQNLNEVVVVGYGTQRKSDITGSLSSVSAKEIRATPITGVGQALQGRAAGVFVTQASNAPGGGVSIRVRGGNSINAGNEPLYVIDGFPVYNENGPNLNPNDIESMEILKDASATAIYGSRGANGVVLITTKRGKSGQNRIELETYYGIQNVRKQIPMLNAREYAQLVNEAQVNAGRPVVFTDAQLATFGEGTNWQNEIFRQAPMQNYQLTASGGNDKTRYAISGNYFDQQGIIINSKFDRGSLRFNFDHKLNDKVSLGTNLNIVRTRTFAVPTDADGGNGASVVYAALNFSPTQPVYNPDGSLVVFNTPGRIQIGSPVAQALGTSNQTVGTRLLGNVFVDYKILPGLSFRTSFGTDLNYSKNSFYISRLTASGAQLGGQGAIQNNQSSNWLNENTLTYVKSFNTVHNLTLLAGYTMQGNRFESVRASAQGYANDILTFNNLGGASTPLIPTSSASDWQLNSYIGRANYDYNGKYLVTATVRADGSSRFGAGNKWAVFPSGSFAWRISEESFLKANPVINDLKLRLSYGLSGNQEIGQYQSLATLGTQNANFNNTVAIGIGPTRVANPDLRWETTAQANIGIDVGLWNNRISVTADVYEKKTTDLLLSVPLPFVSGYASALQNLGSIRNRGVELGINSTNTTGAFRWTTSFNIAGNRNKVLDLGNQREFPAGESSGHLQLPNSGLVRVGEQIGLFYGLKSNGIFQNQAEVDASAQKTAKPGDIRYIDQDGNGAINQSDRVILGYAQPKFFGGLTNTFSYKGFELMVFMQGTSGNSIFNINRFELESLTGVSNQSRRVLDRWTPTNPSTTMPRANAVGNAYVISDRQIEDGSYLRVKNVNLSYTLPQALTKRAKLNNVKVYVSAQNLLTFTNYTGFDPEVNRYGQNTLSQGTDYGSYPGSRIFLGGLVLGL, via the coding sequence ATGAGTACAAACGAATACTCCGGTGTTTCCAAACCGGGGCTGGGCCGGTTCGTGTGCGGCTCGGCGCTGCTGGTAGCCCTGATGATGCCCGGACTGTCGCTGGCACGCCCGGAAAAATCAGTGCTGATCGCTACGGCCGAACAAACGGTGAGCGGCCGGGTGACCGACGAAAAAGGGGAGGCCCTGCCGGGAGTGAGTGTGTCGCTGAAAGGCACGACCCGGGGAACGTCCACCGACAATACCGGGCGTTTCCAACTAGTGGTGCCGGGACCCGAAGCCGTCCTGGTTTTCAGCTATATCGGCTATGCCAATCAGGAAATCACGGTGGGCAACCGCCAGTCGTTCGATGTTAAACTGGTGTCGGACGAGCAGAACCTGAACGAAGTGGTGGTGGTCGGTTACGGCACCCAGCGCAAGAGTGATATTACCGGCTCGCTGTCGTCGGTATCGGCCAAGGAAATCCGGGCCACGCCGATCACGGGCGTCGGACAGGCGCTGCAGGGCCGGGCGGCCGGGGTGTTTGTGACCCAGGCTTCCAACGCGCCGGGCGGCGGCGTATCGATCCGCGTGCGGGGGGGTAACTCCATCAACGCCGGCAACGAGCCGCTGTACGTCATCGACGGCTTTCCGGTCTATAACGAAAACGGCCCGAACCTGAACCCCAACGATATTGAGTCGATGGAAATCCTGAAAGACGCCTCCGCCACGGCCATTTACGGTTCGCGGGGTGCTAACGGGGTAGTCCTTATCACGACCAAACGCGGAAAATCAGGCCAGAACCGTATCGAACTGGAAACGTATTACGGCATCCAGAACGTCCGGAAGCAGATTCCGATGCTGAACGCCCGGGAGTACGCCCAGCTGGTGAACGAAGCGCAGGTCAATGCCGGGCGGCCGGTGGTCTTCACCGATGCGCAGCTGGCGACGTTCGGCGAAGGCACCAACTGGCAGAACGAGATCTTCCGCCAGGCGCCCATGCAGAACTACCAGCTGACGGCCTCGGGCGGCAACGACAAGACGCGCTACGCCATTTCGGGCAACTACTTCGACCAGCAGGGGATCATCATCAATTCCAAATTTGACCGGGGTTCGCTGCGGTTCAATTTCGACCACAAACTGAATGACAAAGTCAGTCTCGGGACGAACCTGAACATCGTCCGCACCCGGACCTTCGCCGTACCGACCGACGCCGACGGCGGAAACGGGGCTTCGGTGGTCTACGCCGCCCTGAACTTCTCGCCGACCCAGCCGGTCTACAACCCGGACGGTTCGCTGGTGGTCTTCAACACGCCGGGCCGCATCCAGATTGGTTCGCCGGTGGCACAGGCGCTGGGCACCTCGAACCAGACCGTGGGGACGCGTTTACTGGGGAACGTGTTTGTGGATTACAAAATCCTGCCCGGCCTGTCGTTCCGCACGAGCTTCGGTACGGATCTGAACTACAGCAAAAACAGCTTTTACATCTCCCGGCTGACGGCCTCCGGTGCGCAGCTGGGCGGACAGGGCGCCATTCAGAACAACCAGTCGTCGAACTGGCTGAACGAGAACACCCTGACTTACGTCAAAAGCTTCAACACGGTGCATAACCTGACGCTGCTGGCCGGTTACACGATGCAGGGCAACCGCTTCGAGAGTGTGCGGGCTTCGGCGCAGGGGTATGCCAACGATATCCTGACGTTCAACAACCTGGGTGGCGCTTCGACGCCGCTGATTCCGACCTCGTCGGCTTCGGACTGGCAGCTGAATTCGTACATCGGCCGGGCCAACTACGACTATAACGGGAAGTACCTCGTGACGGCCACCGTCCGGGCTGACGGCTCGTCGCGGTTTGGAGCGGGCAACAAGTGGGCCGTCTTCCCCTCGGGTTCGTTCGCGTGGCGTATTTCGGAAGAAAGCTTCCTGAAGGCTAACCCGGTCATCAACGACCTGAAACTCCGCCTGAGCTACGGTCTGAGCGGTAACCAGGAGATTGGTCAGTACCAGTCGCTGGCGACGCTGGGCACGCAGAACGCCAACTTCAACAACACGGTAGCCATCGGAATTGGACCCACGCGGGTAGCCAACCCGGACCTGCGCTGGGAAACGACCGCCCAGGCCAACATCGGAATTGACGTCGGCCTGTGGAACAACCGCATTTCGGTAACAGCGGACGTGTACGAGAAGAAGACGACCGACCTGCTGCTGTCGGTGCCGCTGCCGTTCGTGTCGGGTTATGCCTCGGCCCTGCAAAACCTGGGCAGCATCCGCAACCGGGGCGTCGAACTGGGCATCAACTCGACCAACACGACGGGCGCTTTCCGCTGGACGACTTCGTTCAACATCGCGGGCAACCGGAACAAGGTCCTGGACCTGGGCAACCAGCGCGAATTCCCGGCGGGCGAATCGAGCGGTCACCTCCAGCTGCCGAACTCCGGACTGGTGCGCGTGGGCGAGCAGATCGGTCTGTTCTACGGTCTGAAGTCGAACGGTATTTTCCAGAACCAGGCGGAAGTGGACGCTTCGGCCCAGAAAACGGCCAAACCGGGCGACATTCGGTACATCGACCAGGACGGCAACGGGGCCATCAACCAGAGCGACCGCGTCATTCTGGGGTACGCCCAGCCGAAGTTTTTCGGTGGTCTGACCAACACGTTCTCGTATAAAGGCTTCGAACTGATGGTGTTCATGCAGGGTACTTCCGGCAACAGCATCTTCAACATCAACCGCTTTGAACTGGAGTCGCTGACGGGCGTGAGCAACCAGTCGCGCCGGGTACTGGACCGCTGGACGCCGACCAACCCGAGCACGACCATGCCGCGCGCCAACGCCGTGGGGAACGCCTACGTGATTTCGGACCGGCAGATTGAAGACGGCTCGTACCTGCGGGTGAAGAACGTAAACCTGTCGTACACGCTGCCCCAGGCCTTGACCAAGCGGGCGAAACTCAACAACGTGAAAGTGTACGTCAGCGCGCAGAACCTGCTCACGTTCACCAACTACACGGGCTTCGACCCCGAGGTGAACCGCTACGGTCAGAACACCCTCAGCCAGGGTACCGACTACGGCAGCTACCCCGGTAGCCGGATTTTCCTCGGTGGTCTGGTGCTGGGTCTGTAA
- a CDS encoding RagB/SusD family nutrient uptake outer membrane protein, which translates to MKTSHILYSSLLALSLTACSLEETPPSALAPVNFYTSAGDAVAAVNSVYDVANQVGDQSRNFIIMGDIPSDDMNLLLNNADRIQIWSFQTTPTNGLISQSWQILYQGVNRANTAIERIPGVQMDETLKKRLIGESKFMRAFYYFYLVRWYGGVPLMLSETKSLNDGRDVKRATADEVYAQIIKDLTDAETSLPDRYTGADLGRATAGAAKAMLAKVYLQRRDFANTRTKAKEVIDNAAKYGYGLFDRYADVFAIANKNGRESVFEIQFVGQGTGQGSGMVTYFAPENSPVTGRGFGSFYPTTELYESFAPTDKRRELFINSYVDGAGKTVNTFQHFNKYQDPSARAFGDANNNFPIIRYADVLLMFAEADNELNGPTAEALNAANPIRRRAFGFALNAPSSVDFTAALGKEGFRQRLYDERRWEFNAEGQRWFDLVRTGRLVSVLKAKGKTNVEEKHNLFPIPQREIDLNPNLEQNKGY; encoded by the coding sequence ATGAAAACATCCCATATTTTATATTCTTCCCTGCTGGCGCTGAGTCTGACGGCCTGTTCGCTGGAAGAAACGCCGCCTTCCGCCCTTGCTCCGGTGAACTTCTATACCAGCGCGGGCGATGCCGTGGCGGCCGTTAACTCGGTGTACGACGTGGCCAACCAGGTCGGTGACCAGAGCCGCAACTTCATCATCATGGGCGACATTCCGTCCGACGACATGAACCTGCTGCTCAACAACGCCGACCGGATTCAGATCTGGAGTTTCCAGACGACGCCGACCAACGGACTCATCTCCCAGTCGTGGCAGATTCTGTACCAGGGCGTCAACCGGGCCAACACGGCCATCGAGCGGATTCCGGGCGTACAGATGGATGAAACGCTGAAAAAACGGCTCATCGGTGAGTCGAAATTCATGCGGGCGTTCTACTATTTCTACCTCGTTCGCTGGTACGGCGGTGTGCCCCTGATGCTGTCCGAAACCAAGTCGCTCAACGACGGCCGCGACGTGAAGCGCGCGACGGCGGATGAAGTGTACGCGCAGATTATCAAGGATCTGACCGATGCCGAGACGTCGCTGCCGGACCGGTATACGGGCGCTGATCTGGGCCGGGCAACCGCCGGAGCGGCGAAAGCGATGCTGGCCAAAGTGTACCTCCAGCGCCGGGATTTTGCCAACACCCGGACCAAGGCGAAGGAGGTGATCGACAATGCCGCCAAATACGGCTACGGCCTGTTCGACCGGTACGCGGATGTCTTCGCCATTGCCAACAAAAACGGTCGGGAGTCGGTGTTCGAGATTCAGTTTGTCGGCCAGGGCACCGGCCAGGGCAGCGGCATGGTGACGTATTTTGCCCCGGAAAACTCGCCCGTGACGGGCCGCGGATTCGGCTCGTTCTACCCGACGACCGAACTGTACGAAAGCTTCGCCCCGACCGACAAGCGCCGCGAACTGTTCATCAATTCGTACGTGGACGGAGCCGGAAAAACGGTCAACACCTTCCAGCACTTCAACAAGTACCAGGACCCGTCGGCACGGGCGTTTGGCGATGCCAACAACAACTTCCCGATCATCCGGTACGCCGATGTGCTGCTGATGTTTGCCGAAGCGGACAACGAACTGAACGGCCCCACGGCGGAGGCCCTCAACGCGGCGAATCCGATTCGTCGGCGGGCGTTCGGCTTCGCGCTGAATGCGCCCTCATCGGTCGATTTCACGGCGGCTCTGGGCAAGGAAGGTTTCCGGCAGCGGCTCTACGACGAGCGTCGCTGGGAGTTCAACGCCGAAGGCCAGCGCTGGTTTGATCTGGTGCGCACGGGCCGGCTGGTGAGCGTACTGAAAGCCAAAGGCAAAACGAACGTGGAGGAAAAACACAACCTGTTCCCGATTCCGCAACGCGAAATCGACCTCAACCCGAACCTGGAGCAGAACAAGGGATACTAA
- a CDS encoding carboxylesterase/lipase family protein: MTLGLSALVYGQNEKSAPRVRTANGTVEGVVEASGVRSFKGIPFAAPPVGELRWREPQPVQNWTGVRKADKFGPRAMQRPVFGDMNFRSNGMSEDCLYLNVWTPAQTGKEKLPVLVYFYGGGFIAGDGSEPRYDGESMARRGIVALTVNYRLNVFGFMSHPELTKESPHKASGNYGLLDQAAALRWVQQNIAAFGGDPKRVTIAGESAGSVSVSAQMVSPLSKNLIAGAIGESGSLLGTLSPTPLNKAEEAGTQFATMLGAKSLADLRAIPADKLLEATAQPATPRFSTVLDGYFLPKPALAVFEAGEQSRVPLLVGWNSEESGFRSILGKDEPTPENYAKAVQRVYGENAAEVLKLYPATTNEEVMDAAMALAGDRFIGFSTWKWADMHRKTSGKPVFRYFYTRPRPDMVPEMGNASAGLAGGVVRNNDPNAPKAPRSRGAVHSAEIEYAMGNLATNKVYAWTPEDYKVSELMQSYFANFVKNGAPNGPGLPSWPAASAGNAVPFMRIDVQPKLETETENLRGRYQFLGSQILK; this comes from the coding sequence ATGACGCTCGGGCTGTCGGCGCTGGTTTACGGACAAAATGAGAAGTCGGCTCCCCGCGTCCGGACGGCCAACGGTACGGTGGAGGGCGTGGTGGAAGCCAGCGGCGTCCGTTCGTTCAAAGGCATTCCGTTTGCCGCCCCGCCCGTGGGCGAACTCCGCTGGCGGGAGCCTCAGCCCGTCCAGAACTGGACCGGCGTGCGCAAGGCCGATAAGTTCGGGCCGCGGGCCATGCAGCGGCCGGTCTTCGGCGACATGAATTTCCGCTCCAACGGCATGAGCGAGGACTGCCTTTACCTGAACGTCTGGACGCCCGCCCAAACCGGGAAAGAAAAGCTGCCCGTACTGGTGTACTTCTACGGCGGCGGTTTCATTGCCGGTGACGGCTCCGAACCGCGCTACGACGGCGAGAGCATGGCCCGCCGGGGCATCGTGGCCCTGACGGTCAATTACCGCCTGAATGTCTTTGGTTTCATGTCTCATCCTGAACTGACGAAGGAATCGCCCCACAAGGCGTCGGGCAATTACGGCCTGCTCGACCAGGCGGCGGCCCTGCGCTGGGTGCAGCAGAACATTGCGGCTTTTGGCGGCGACCCCAAACGCGTCACGATTGCGGGCGAATCGGCCGGATCGGTGTCGGTGAGTGCGCAGATGGTTTCCCCGCTGTCGAAGAACCTGATTGCCGGGGCCATCGGCGAAAGCGGCTCGCTGCTGGGAACGCTCTCCCCGACCCCGCTGAACAAGGCCGAAGAGGCCGGAACCCAGTTTGCCACGATGCTCGGCGCGAAAAGCCTCGCGGATTTGCGGGCCATCCCGGCCGACAAGCTGCTGGAAGCGACCGCCCAGCCCGCCACGCCGCGGTTCAGCACCGTTCTGGACGGCTATTTTCTGCCTAAACCGGCCCTCGCCGTGTTTGAAGCCGGTGAGCAGTCGCGCGTACCGCTGCTGGTGGGCTGGAACTCGGAAGAGTCCGGTTTCAGAAGTATTCTGGGAAAAGATGAGCCGACGCCGGAAAATTACGCCAAAGCTGTTCAGCGCGTGTATGGAGAAAACGCCGCTGAGGTCCTGAAGCTGTATCCGGCTACGACGAACGAGGAAGTGATGGACGCCGCTATGGCGCTGGCTGGTGACCGCTTCATCGGTTTCAGCACCTGGAAATGGGCCGATATGCACCGGAAGACGTCCGGAAAGCCGGTCTTCCGTTATTTCTACACCCGTCCCCGTCCGGATATGGTTCCGGAGATGGGCAACGCGTCGGCGGGGCTGGCGGGCGGCGTTGTCCGCAACAACGACCCGAACGCGCCCAAGGCTCCAAGAAGCCGGGGAGCCGTTCACTCAGCCGAAATCGAATACGCGATGGGCAATCTGGCGACCAACAAGGTCTACGCCTGGACGCCGGAAGATTACAAGGTTTCGGAACTGATGCAGAGTTATTTCGCCAACTTCGTCAAGAACGGCGCCCCCAACGGTCCGGGGCTTCCCTCCTGGCCTGCCGCCAGCGCCGGGAATGCGGTGCCGTTCATGCGCATCGACGTTCAGCCCAAACTGGAAACCGAAACAGAAAACCTCCGCGGCCGGTACCAGTTTCTGGGTAGTCAGATACTGAAATGA
- a CDS encoding sugar phosphate isomerase/epimerase family protein yields MAFLSRRSFLSGTALAGAALLTRPVLAEPKATKLRLGGPVFLKTDDPEALAREHRRLGYSAAYAPEADLNDAARLTAIRKAYAAADVLLAEVGAWVNMLDADAAKRRQNLDYVTRRLALAEELGALVCVDIAGSYNPTRWDGPDPRNLSTDFFDATVENCRKVIDAVKPKRTKFALEMMGWSLPDGPDAYLRFVRAIDRPGFGVHVDIANIINTPQRFYDNTALINETFRKLGRWIVSAHAKDVHGKDVHFAETAPGRGSLDYLAYIRNVTSLGREVPLMLEHLRTPEEYDEARAYVMRRAGEAKIPLA; encoded by the coding sequence ATGGCTTTCCTGTCCCGCCGTTCGTTCCTGTCCGGTACCGCTCTGGCCGGAGCCGCCCTGCTGACCCGACCGGTCCTTGCCGAGCCGAAAGCCACGAAGCTGCGGCTCGGCGGCCCTGTTTTTCTGAAAACCGACGACCCCGAGGCGCTGGCCCGCGAACACCGCCGACTGGGGTACAGCGCCGCCTACGCGCCCGAGGCCGACCTGAACGATGCCGCCCGGCTGACGGCCATCCGGAAAGCCTACGCCGCCGCGGATGTGCTGCTGGCCGAAGTGGGTGCCTGGGTGAATATGCTGGACGCCGATGCGGCGAAACGGCGGCAGAACCTCGACTACGTGACCCGACGGCTGGCTCTGGCCGAAGAACTCGGCGCGCTGGTCTGCGTTGACATTGCCGGCTCCTACAACCCCACCCGCTGGGACGGCCCCGACCCGCGGAACCTGAGTACGGACTTCTTCGACGCCACCGTCGAAAACTGCCGCAAGGTAATCGACGCGGTGAAGCCCAAACGGACAAAATTTGCGCTGGAAATGATGGGCTGGAGCCTTCCCGACGGGCCCGACGCGTACCTCCGGTTCGTCAGGGCCATCGACCGGCCGGGTTTTGGCGTGCATGTTGATATTGCCAACATCATCAACACGCCCCAGCGTTTTTACGACAATACAGCGCTCATCAACGAGACGTTCCGGAAACTGGGCCGCTGGATCGTGTCGGCCCACGCCAAGGATGTACACGGGAAGGACGTTCATTTTGCCGAAACCGCACCGGGGCGGGGCAGTCTGGATTACCTCGCCTACATCCGGAACGTGACCTCGCTGGGCCGGGAGGTGCCTCTGATGCTTGAGCATCTGCGAACGCCCGAAGAATACGACGAAGCCCGCGCCTACGTCATGCGCCGGGCGGGTGAGGCAAAGATTCCGCTGGCCTGA
- a CDS encoding glycosyltransferase family 2 protein translates to MSSTKLPLSVVIITRNAERTLLQTLMSVMDWADEIVLVDSGSTDETVSIAQMFGCRVLHRKFDGYGTQKGYAVDQATHDWVLLLDADEVPDMDMQSAIRRVMQSSPDPRQAYSLPRSLVFMGRTFRHSGEHRRPVLRLFNRCYGHVSADLVHEQVKISGTVTPLDGTLLHYSYASLHDYIEKMNRYTSLSAESALAKAVHAGSPRRAVFRADSLVMAMRFLTRFTKIYVLKSGFLDGLPGMVWALLSAIYPVVKHTKEYEKTHHLDKPLRPSAILGLR, encoded by the coding sequence ATGTCTTCTACAAAGCTTCCGCTCTCGGTAGTGATAATTACCCGTAATGCCGAACGAACCCTGCTGCAAACCCTGATGTCGGTCATGGACTGGGCCGACGAGATTGTACTGGTGGATTCGGGCAGCACCGACGAGACCGTTTCCATCGCGCAGATGTTCGGCTGCCGGGTCCTGCACCGCAAATTTGACGGCTACGGCACCCAGAAAGGCTATGCCGTAGACCAGGCCACGCACGACTGGGTTCTGCTGCTGGATGCCGATGAAGTGCCCGACATGGACATGCAGAGCGCAATCCGCCGGGTGATGCAGTCGTCGCCGGACCCGCGGCAGGCCTACAGTCTTCCGCGCAGCCTTGTGTTCATGGGGCGGACCTTCCGGCACAGCGGCGAACATCGTCGGCCCGTGCTGCGGCTCTTCAACCGGTGCTACGGCCACGTCAGCGCCGATCTGGTCCACGAACAGGTGAAAATCTCCGGGACCGTCACCCCGCTCGACGGGACGCTCCTGCACTACAGTTACGCCTCCCTGCACGATTATATTGAGAAAATGAACCGCTACACGTCCCTGAGCGCCGAATCCGCGCTGGCGAAGGCCGTTCATGCGGGTTCGCCGCGGCGGGCCGTTTTCCGGGCCGACAGCCTGGTGATGGCCATGCGTTTTCTGACCCGGTTCACCAAAATCTACGTGCTCAAAAGCGGGTTTCTGGACGGCCTGCCGGGCATGGTGTGGGCGCTGCTGTCGGCCATTTATCCGGTGGTCAAGCACACTAAAGAGTACGAAAAAACGCACCACCTCGACAAGCCGCTCCGGCCCTCGGCGATTCTGGGCCTCAGGTAG
- the ygiD gene encoding 4,5-DOPA-extradiol-dioxygenase, with amino-acid sequence MTTLSDFRRFTDDLSRQDQRMPVLFVGHGSPTNAIEDNEFSRRWRQMAREIPVPKAVLIVSAHWLTKGTHITAMEQPPTIHDFGGFSRELFEVQYPAPGSPALAREAAALIQSTNVGLNHDWGLDHGAWSIVRQMYPDASIPTLQLSIDYYKPPRYHYELVRELSALRQKGVLILASGNMVHNLRMMSIRSMADINREFGFDWALEMNELFKEKILSGDHAALIDYERLHPASQLAIPTPDHYYPLLYALGLQQKEDEPVFFNDKAVAGSLTMTSVRLG; translated from the coding sequence ATGACTACTTTATCCGATTTCAGACGCTTTACGGACGACCTAAGCCGCCAGGACCAGCGGATGCCGGTTCTGTTCGTCGGTCACGGTTCGCCGACCAATGCCATCGAGGATAACGAATTCAGCCGGCGCTGGCGGCAGATGGCCCGGGAGATTCCGGTTCCCAAGGCGGTGCTGATCGTTTCGGCGCACTGGCTGACCAAAGGCACGCACATCACGGCGATGGAACAGCCACCGACGATTCACGATTTCGGCGGATTTTCGCGGGAGCTTTTCGAAGTGCAATACCCGGCCCCCGGTAGTCCGGCGCTGGCGCGGGAGGCGGCCGCCCTGATTCAATCCACAAACGTGGGTCTGAACCACGACTGGGGCCTCGACCACGGGGCCTGGTCGATTGTCCGGCAGATGTACCCTGACGCCAGCATTCCGACCCTCCAACTCAGCATCGATTATTACAAACCGCCCCGGTATCACTACGAACTGGTCCGGGAACTGTCGGCCCTGCGGCAGAAAGGCGTCCTGATTCTGGCGAGCGGCAATATGGTGCACAACCTCCGCATGATGAGCATCCGGAGCATGGCCGACATCAACCGGGAGTTCGGGTTCGACTGGGCGCTGGAAATGAACGAGCTTTTCAAAGAGAAAATCCTGTCGGGCGACCACGCCGCCCTGATCGACTACGAACGGCTGCACCCCGCCTCCCAACTGGCCATTCCCACCCCGGACCACTATTACCCGCTGCTGTACGCCCTCGGCCTCCAGCAAAAAGAAGACGAGCCGGTATTCTTCAACGACAAAGCCGTAGCCGGCTCGCTGACGATGACGTCCGTCAGGTTGGGCTAA
- a CDS encoding carboxylesterase/lipase family protein, whose product MNVFPRPLAVIGLFLGLLALTLPPTETPPVRVTGGLISGTVNREGDVRIYRGIPFAAPPVGELRWKAPQPVRPWTGVRRCEAFGPSPVQGVPNPFGPWSAEYLIPKEPISEDCLYLNVWTAARPVSAKSLRPVLVWIYGGGFSSGGSAVPIYDGEAMARKGVVFVSLNYRVGPFGFLAHPALSAESGRNVSGNYGLLDQIAALQWVKQNIAQLGGDPGQVTIAGQSAGSTSVNCLVASPLARNLFNKAIAQSGAIFTRTLPTLRQAEEAGMQFMKTVGASSIAELRAKPAAEIQQKSEGGNAPIVDGYLLPASIARIFADRKQNPVALMTGWNEDEGLNGTPKSAADFRAQLEKQYGPESQNLLKHYPAGDDTEAARSQRNYGRDYAFGVKNYAWATLQSQQGQPVYVYRFTRKLPATGQYAHYGAFHTGEVAYAYDNLRYIDRQLRPLNETDAELARQMSAYWANFIKTGNPNGKGLPPWPAYSVQKKQIAELGDRTGPRTLPDGEALDFLYSLLKRND is encoded by the coding sequence ATGAACGTTTTCCCGCGTCCGCTTGCCGTAATCGGCCTTTTTCTGGGACTGCTTGCCCTGACCCTCCCCCCGACCGAAACCCCGCCTGTCCGGGTGACGGGAGGGCTGATTTCGGGAACGGTCAACCGGGAAGGCGACGTGCGGATTTACCGCGGCATTCCGTTTGCCGCCCCGCCGGTCGGCGAACTGCGCTGGAAAGCACCGCAGCCCGTCCGGCCCTGGACGGGCGTTCGCCGTTGTGAAGCGTTCGGGCCCAGCCCGGTGCAGGGCGTTCCGAATCCGTTTGGCCCGTGGAGCGCCGAATACCTCATTCCCAAAGAACCCATCAGCGAAGATTGTCTGTATCTGAACGTCTGGACCGCCGCGCGCCCCGTTTCCGCAAAGTCCCTGCGGCCGGTGCTGGTCTGGATTTATGGCGGCGGCTTCAGCAGCGGCGGCAGCGCCGTGCCCATCTACGACGGAGAGGCGATGGCCCGCAAAGGCGTGGTGTTCGTCAGCCTCAATTACCGGGTCGGGCCGTTCGGGTTTCTGGCCCATCCGGCGTTGTCGGCCGAATCGGGCCGGAACGTATCGGGGAATTACGGGCTGCTGGACCAGATTGCGGCGCTGCAATGGGTGAAGCAGAACATCGCCCAGCTGGGCGGCGACCCCGGTCAGGTGACCATCGCCGGGCAGTCGGCGGGTTCAACCAGCGTCAATTGCCTGGTGGCTTCACCGCTGGCGCGAAACCTCTTCAACAAGGCCATTGCCCAGAGCGGAGCCATTTTTACCCGCACACTGCCCACTCTCCGGCAGGCTGAAGAAGCCGGGATGCAGTTTATGAAAACCGTGGGCGCCTCGTCCATCGCCGAACTCAGAGCCAAACCGGCGGCGGAAATTCAGCAAAAGTCGGAGGGCGGGAACGCCCCCATTGTCGATGGGTACCTGCTGCCGGCGTCCATCGCCCGGATTTTTGCCGACCGCAAACAGAATCCGGTCGCGCTGATGACCGGCTGGAATGAAGACGAAGGACTGAACGGAACGCCCAAAAGCGCCGCCGACTTCCGGGCGCAGCTGGAAAAGCAATACGGACCGGAATCCCAAAATCTGTTGAAGCATTACCCGGCCGGAGACGACACGGAAGCCGCCCGTTCGCAGCGGAATTACGGCCGAGATTACGCCTTTGGTGTGAAGAATTACGCCTGGGCCACGCTGCAAAGCCAGCAGGGCCAGCCCGTTTACGTGTACCGCTTCACCCGAAAGCTGCCCGCCACGGGCCAGTACGCCCATTACGGCGCGTTTCATACCGGCGAAGTGGCGTATGCCTACGACAACCTCCGGTACATCGACCGGCAGCTCCGCCCGCTGAACGAAACCGATGCCGAACTGGCCCGGCAGATGTCCGCTTACTGGGCCAATTTTATCAAAACCGGCAATCCCAACGGAAAAGGGCTGCCCCCCTGGCCCGCTTACTCCGTTCAGAAAAAACAGATCGCCGAACTCGGTGACCGCACCGGCCCCCGAACCCTCCCCGACGGCGAAGCCCTCGATTTTCTGTACTCCCTGCTGAAAAGGAATGATTGA